In Camelina sativa cultivar DH55 chromosome 16, Cs, whole genome shotgun sequence, a single window of DNA contains:
- the LOC104753113 gene encoding uncharacterized protein LOC104753113 isoform X4, translated as MTKHPVMVVEWTVPAVPCPSQGGPSKEMPSASEGHICGLDGSDEETIEIFAFALEFEISGIHQIRNIPVTCPASDSWRPSTGT; from the exons ATGACCAAGCACCCAGTCATG GTAGTTGAATGGACGGTTCCAGCAGTTCCATGCCCAAGCCAAGGCGGTCCCTCCAAAGAAATGCCCTCAGCGTCTGAAGGA CATATATGTGGCTTAGATGGATCGGATGAAGAAACTATAGAGATTTTTGCATTTGCACTAGAATTCGAGATTTCAGG GATTCACCAGATCCGTAACATCCCAGTCACTTGTCCAGCCTCAGATTCATGGCGCCCTAGTACTGGAACTTGA
- the LOC104753113 gene encoding uncharacterized protein LOC104753113 isoform X2 — translation MTKHPVMLRSLALPFKVVEWTVPAVPCPSQGGPSKEMPSASEGHICGLDGSDEETIEIFAFALEFEISGIHQIRNIPVTCPASDSWRPSTGT, via the exons ATGACCAAGCACCCAGTCATG CTTAGATCATTAGCTCTTCCTTTCAAGGTAGTTGAATGGACGGTTCCAGCAGTTCCATGCCCAAGCCAAGGCGGTCCCTCCAAAGAAATGCCCTCAGCGTCTGAAGGA CATATATGTGGCTTAGATGGATCGGATGAAGAAACTATAGAGATTTTTGCATTTGCACTAGAATTCGAGATTTCAGG GATTCACCAGATCCGTAACATCCCAGTCACTTGTCCAGCCTCAGATTCATGGCGCCCTAGTACTGGAACTTGA
- the LOC104753113 gene encoding uncharacterized protein LOC104753113 isoform X3, with amino-acid sequence MLLLNLSNDQAPSHVEWTVPAVPCPSQGGPSKEMPSASEGHICGLDGSDEETIEIFAFALEFEISGIHQIRNIPVTCPASDSWRPSTGT; translated from the exons ATGCTCCTGCTGAATTTGAGCAATGACCAAGCACCCAGTCATG TTGAATGGACGGTTCCAGCAGTTCCATGCCCAAGCCAAGGCGGTCCCTCCAAAGAAATGCCCTCAGCGTCTGAAGGA CATATATGTGGCTTAGATGGATCGGATGAAGAAACTATAGAGATTTTTGCATTTGCACTAGAATTCGAGATTTCAGG GATTCACCAGATCCGTAACATCCCAGTCACTTGTCCAGCCTCAGATTCATGGCGCCCTAGTACTGGAACTTGA